GGGCCACGGTTTCGTCGCCGCTTTCGGTGTGCAGACCGCGAATGTGTGGCAGCTCGGTGCGCTGGGTATCCCGTGCATATTGCAGCAGGCAGCCGGCGGCCACTATGGCGCCGTGCATATGACTGCAACCAAAGGCTTCCAGGTTCATGGTGCCAAATTGTTGATTGAGCAGGCGCAGGGCGGTTTCCAGCTCGAACTCCCAAGGCGCACGGCGGCGTACACCGGCACGGCGTTCAATTTCCACTGGCAAAGAGAGGTCTTCTGGCGCGAGTAATTCAGCCGGGTTATGGCGCTGAACCTGCTCGGCCAGGGCTTCCAGAGAATCTGTTTCCTGAACCACAAAACGGCCAGTTGCCAGGTCCAGCAGTGCCAGGCCAAATACATCGCCCAAGTGCGAAATAGCAGCCAGGAGGTTATCGCGGCGATCGTTGAGAAGTGCCTCGTCCGTGACCGTGCCCGGAGTAACAATACGTACTACCTGGCGCTCAACCGGCCCTTTGCTGGTGGCGGGATCACCGATTTGTTCGCAGATGGCAACGGAAACACCAGCTTTAATCAGCCGCGCCAAGTAGCCCTCAGCTGCATGGTAGGGAATACCGGCCATGGGTATAGGCTCACCCCCGGACTTGCCACGCGCAGTAAGAGTGACATCCAACAGCTCAGCCGCCTTCTTGGCATCATCAAAGAACAGCTCGTAAAAGTCCCCCATACGATAGAACACCAGCTCTTGGGGATGCTGGGCCTTGATGCGCATGTATTGCTGCATCATGGGGGTGTGTTCGGGTTTCGCGGCCTTAGTCTTGTTTGCGGTTTTTGGCATTTTTCTCTAAGAAAATCAGTAAGTTACAAAAGTGTTCGCAAACCCCAAGAGCTCCGCAGGAGTGGCGGTCGGCTCAGATTGGGGTAGGGGGCAGGTTTCCTGGGGGCTTAATGAGCAGAAGCGTTCGATCAAATAATGAACGGCAAGCCCAAACCTGATGTTCTTGAAGCATGCAATCGGGATAGATCTGAACAGAAAGGTCCAGGCCAAAGTTCGAAGAGCTTCCTTATAGGGGGCGCAGAATAGCAGAGTGGAAGACAAACCACTATGGATGGCTTATCAACCGCTGGAGAGATGGCTATCAGCGACCCTGTGATTTTATGAGAACTTTAATAAAGAAGTGGGATGTTTTGCTTTTGAGGTGAGGGCTTTCACTTTTCTTTGCTCTAAAGAGTCTGCTGCTGATCTCAACAAAAAAGATTCCTGACTCAGTAAGGTCGAGTACTAAGCAAGCCAATTCTTTACGCGGTAGCGCATCCCTCCAGCTGGGACATATGTGCATAGTAGGCTGATGAAATACAGTACTGATAACTAAGTCCTGCTTTACATATCAGAATTCAAAAGACGCTGCTCCTATTTCTGGGAAAAATTCTATATCTTGTTGATTTTTAACGGATGTGAAAAGTGATATAAAGCAGGGATAACGTGGAATTATAAAGACGCTGCTATATATCTACCTATTTTATTTTGTGACACTCAATGTAGTTCTTTGACTTTACTAGGTTTTTAAGTTGGCTTTGATTGAGGACAGCAGAATTATATAGAAGGGTGATATGTAGACGCTGCTTTTGAATTAACTGTTATTGTGGCGGTCAATTTTTAGATAGTTTGTAGTTGCTGTAAGTAACAATCTCTACCTGAACAAACTTCACCAAAGAGTTCTCCTGCAAACTGGTACCTCAGTTTCGTTCAAGTGCCTTCGTTTTAAGCCAACAAATTCTGCAAGTTAGCTGCCGCATTGTAGAGTGCCAGTCAGATAGTTAATTGGTGGGGAAAGTATGGTACTTTTCCCAGTAAATTTATCGGGCAGTGGCCAGCCACAGGTGGCTGGCAAAGAGCAAGTAGGTCGTTAAGTACGCGCCAGCTATAACCAGGCCAGGCAAGATCGCCCAGCCGGAGGCTGGGCTGGACAGCCTACGCTCCGCTTCGGCTGCCCTTGCTGGCAACGTTATAACTCAAGAGTAAATATCAGGCTCGTATGAGAAGAACATATATTTTCTCTATCGTTTTTCTACTTGTAATGTTCGGTGGGTATTTTTTGGCCAAAGTTGTCGATCAGCATATTGACCAAAAATCTGGTGTAATCGTCGAGGAAGTATTATCAGATAATGCGATTTATCAGCTTAAGCTAATTGCGGAGATTCAATCGCTGCTGGATGCAGGTAAACTTGAGGAGGCCAAATCAAAACTAGCAGAAGCCTCTGATACTTTGCTGTATATATTGGAAGAAAACTGTAATTTGGCCAAATGTGAAGATGCGCTCCGTAACTATGAGCACCGGTAGAGTTATAACAAGGCCGGGCAATTTGCTCCGGGCCTTCAGCCCTCCGCGGGACAGCTTACCTTATGCACTTTTTGCGCAGGTCGCTACGCTCCCATTTTCGCGCAAAAAGCGCACAAGGTAAGCTGCCCCTGCCGGCGGCGTTATGCGCCTCGGAGAGTTGCGTGATTGAAATTGGAAAGCTAGGAATCATAGAATCAGGAGATGAAGAGGGCTTTCAAATAAAGGTCTTAAATGATTCTGAAAATACTGGTGGTTTTCTGATTCTTACCGGGAAAGACTTGAATGATGAAGAATCAGAAGGTTTTGACTCTTGGGTCAGCTCATATTCAGAGCTAGAAAGCTATTTCAAAGAGTCTAACTGGAAAATAAAGTGGCTTAAAACTGGCAGCACATAACAAGTGACTATGGTCCTTTGTCAAGTATTTAAGCCATTTTCTCATCCCAGTAAGTGTTGTTTTTTACCATCGTATTTAGAATGGTAAGTTGCTTCCTCATACATGCGATAAGGGCTACTTTCTTTGGTTTACCAGCAGCGACCAGGCGCTCATACATTGGCTTTAATTTAGGGTGGCATTGTATTGCCGACATCATAGAAACAAACAAAACCGTGCGTACACGATGTCGCCCACCTCGAATATAGCGCTTACCCTGGAAGCTGCCGCTATCACGATTCATCGGGGCGATACCCACAAGTGCCGCAATCTCTTTGCGGTTCAACTTGCCCAGCTCAGGAAGTTCGCTCATTAGCGTGTAAGCCAGTACATTGCCAACTCCTTTAGCACTTAATAAGAGATCGCGTTTTTGTCGCCACTCGGCAACACTGTTAACAAGTTTATCAAGTTGCTTATCGACCCCTTCAAGCTCTTTCTTGATGGCTTTTAAGATAGCCTGAATGGGCTTGTGAACAGATTTGGGCATTCTCTTGAGGCGATTCTTTTGCATTGTGCTCATTTCTAAGCACTGGTTCCTGACCGTCAGTAAATCACTAATATTTCTAAGTTTTTCTGGTTTGATTGATGACAATCTTGGCTTCATTGCTTCACCAAAATGTGCGATATCAATTGCATCTAGCTTATCTGTTTTGGCGAGTCGCCCCGCTGACTTTGCAAAGTTTCTTACTTGTAAAGGATTGCAAACAACTATCGGCAGTCCCGCTTTATAAGCAGCACAGACGAATTCTAATTCTAGTCTTCCTGTGGACTCGATTAATACTCTTTGCGGTTTAAGCGGTTGTAGTTGTTTAATGGCGTCTTTAATACCCTCTTTGTTATTGGTAACACTAAAGAACTGGCCATTAGGTCTCACATATATATCGAGTTGTTTACTGCTGGTATCGATACCGACATTGATCTCTTGAGGTTCCATAAGATAAGCTATCTCCGCCTTGCTATTCGGGCTCGAGGCCCACATGACTATTCGAGTTATGCCTAGTGAGTGTCTGTCACGTTCATACTTGTTAACGGTCTTTATGAACCGGCGCAGCAACGAACTGTGACAAACAAGGCCTTCGGTGGCCGCCGAAGGTGGGTCTCAATTTACCCGTTAGCGAAAAGGATTTTCAACATCAGAATTGGACAAGAACAACCATACAAGACGCTGCACACCGACTCCGGCGCTATCGCGCCTCCGCGGGTGAGCTTGGCGTTATATGCAGGGCAGAGATTTGAGAGATGATATTTAACGAGAAAGAGAATAAGTGGCTTACCTCTATTTCAGAAGTTGAAGAAGTAAACCTATCTGGAACAAAAGACTCTGCAGATGCTAAAAGTGTCTCAATGCTCAATTATGTCGAAGCTAATTATCATCAACTACTTGATGATTGTGTTAGCTATATTAATGAAATCGTCGCAAACCCGATTAAATGCAAGCTAGACGTCCAGTTTATAGATATAGGTCTTAATGAGTGGGGTGAGCACTCAGAGTTTGAGATCTTCTTCACTGCTGAATCTGACTATCTATTATGGAGTGTCAGGTTTAGTTGTAGTGAGGCTGAATTCAGAAAAGATAAACCAGCCGCGCCCTTCGCTTTATCCAGAAGAAATTGGTGAGCACATAACAAGCAGCGGCAGAGCGACAGCCAACGCTACGCACTTTTTGTGTTACTCGCTGGCGCTCAAACATTAACACAAAAAGCGCTCCGCGCTGGCTGCGCCTGCGCTGGGCGTTATGAGTCAAAGGAACACTAGACCATGGAGCTAGGAAAAATATATAAGGGCGTCTCCGTTGATGAGCTCCACGTCGTACGTGACGGTGATTCTTTTCTAGTTTCATTCGATTTTGTTGCTTCTGGAGAAGCCATCGGTACCAAACTATCGGGCGTTCGCGATTCAGAGGATCTGTGTGAGATATTGAGAGCTGATAGATTGTGGGTGGAAAAAATGGAAGAAACCCAAGTTGAGTTTGGAGTATATAAACTGGGTGTATCTCATGAATATTACACAGAAATTTTCTTCGATACTCTATCATGGCCAAGCTCATAACAAACAGCAGCACGATCGCCCGGCAAAAAGCACCGGGCTGGACGGCCTACACGCCGCTTCGCTCTGTTTCGGCCGCCCGTGTGCTGGGCGTTACGTGCTAAGGGAATATCGTGTCATTTGACGATTGGTATAGAAATAAAGATTGGAACGAATCTATCGAAGAGCACTTCTACTCGAAGTTGAAACGAGCAAGAACGCAACGAGATCAGTACTTGGTAATCCAAGCTCTTGCTTTGGCTGACAAGCATCCAGAGATATCTATTCGTTTGGTTGATGAATACTTCGAATCCAGAAAAGACAAATTTGAAGATGTTCGAGCACTATTAGCAAAAGCCAATGCATTTATAGAGCTAAATGATCTCGAAGGATGTATAGCCACCTTTAAAGAGATACTTGAAAGAGAAAGGGAGCTTCCAAACCATCAAACAGGGGTGTACCTTGATTATCCATATTTGGTGGCAACTCAAAAAATAAAAAATGAGTACGCTTACGCACTAAGTGTATTACATGAGCATGTTGATAGGCTTACGTTTCCACTTGATCATTATAAGTGGCATGCCTCTAAAGCTCTAATCAATAACGATGGTTCAGAAGCACAAAAGGCACTTGAAGCGGCCAAAGTTAAGAGGTCTGGATTTCGTTTTCATCAAGATGTCGGTTTGGTGGGTAAAGAACATGAAAAAACAATCAAACATCTGTGCAAATTCAGCACGTAACAAGTGGCTGCTAGGGACTGCATTACGCTGCGCTCCATGCAGCCCCAGAGCCAGACGTTACATTTCCGCAAATATCGAGAATTAAATGAGCTTAGAACTAGATCCAAGTATTCATGACAAGATTGTTGTTCTTAGCAAGGAAGGTGATGACCTATCAAATGGCGCTCACTATTCAGAAGCGAGAGCAAAGTACATTGAAGCTCTTAAGCTATTGCCTGATCATCCATCTAACTGGGAGGCTGCTACTTGGTTATTCGTTGCCATCGGAGATACTCATTTCCTTTCAGAAAATTTTGAGAAGATGATGAAAGCATTTTCTAATGCGGTGCAATGCCCAGGAGGATTGGGAAATCCATTTATCCATTTAAGACTTGGTCAAGCTTACTGGGAATTAAATGAGTTAGATAAATCTGCCGATGAATTAACTAGAGCGTACATGGGGGGAGGAATGGATATTTTTATGGAAGATGATCCTAAATATCTGGAATTCCTCGAAACTAGAATTGAAATGTAACAAGTTGCTGCAACGGACTCGTCAAACTGTCACTTTTTTTGCCATAAACCCGGCAAAAACAGCGCCAGTTTAACTCACCGCTGAGCAAGGCGTTAGGCTCTTATGGATACAGATGAATATATAAATAAATTGCTCGTCAAAGCAGGTTGGTTTGAAGGGCGTAGCTTCAAGGTTAAGAAACAAATCTTAAACTCATTTAATTCTGCGTATAAAAATGCAGTTTCTGTACTCGCCGAATTTGGCGGTCTCCAAGTTGGTGAGGTTGGTGCTGGAAGAGAGCTTTCAGCAAGTGACATATCGTTCAGAAATGAGGCATTAGATTTTGGTGCTGAGTTTCACAATTATTGGGTAAACCTAAACGTATCTTTATTTGCTTTTGCATCAGCTCACCACGATCATATGTTATTGCTAGTTGATGATAACAAGGATTTCTACATATTCACCGACCCTGATGAGCAGCTTTATAAGGTAGGCACTTTCAAGGAAACTATTATGCGGGTATTGTTGGGTATCAATTATGGGGTTCCTCTTGAAAAAGCCTAACAGAACAATTAATTTCGGCCACAAAAAGCGTGGCCAGGACCTCGGCACAAAGCGCCTCGGCCTATTATTTCAGCGTTAGTTTTTTGTTCAAGGAATGAGCCATGAAGAGAGTATTTCTATTTTTGTTTGCGAGTCTTTCCGGAGCCAATTCTTGGTCTGGAAGCCCATTGATGGATGCAAATTTTGTTAACGCGAAAGATGTCTACCAAATGTGCTCATCTTCATATGAAAGGGATGCTTTTCGATGCAAGTACTACTTACTAGGTGTATATGATTCAATCAAGTATCAGAGAAAATCAGGAGAAATTCTTTGTATGAAGGGTGTGGTTAATTTTGAGCAGCTCAAGAGCTCTTACCTGAATTATTCAAATAAATTTAAATACGGTGTAGACGCACTGGAAAAGTATAATGGAGCCTATTGGCTTGATGCGGCCTTAATTAGCGACTACCCATGCCCCAAAACTAACAAGGCGCTGCAAAGGGACGGCTAACCTTGTGCACCTTTTTGCGCAGTCGCTTCGCTCCTATTTTCGCGCAAAAACGCACCCAAAATTAGCCGCCCCTGAGCGCGGCGTTATTGGTCGCTCGCTCCAGTTTTGTGAGGGTTCCGTTAAGAATAGCAGATGATTATTGAGGTGCTGTATAAAAAAACAGTATTGGCGGGGGAGCCCATAGTCAACGGTTCGACCTTCGTGTAAGCTTCGAAGCTTCAGCGACGCTCGCATAACGAAGTTGATGCGGACGGCGCAGCCGCTTCGAAGCAAGGCCGCGAACCTAGAGCTGCTAATTTCTCTCTCCGAATCTTGGTAGACAGTAGCAAGAAAGATATTTGTAGTGGATTTGTACACAATGCCACGAGCAACAAATAACAACCCGATGATGCGGAAACCTAAAAGTTGTCATTCCCTTTGCTTACGCAAAGGTACCGCCAACTTCCTTAACGGTTCCGCATATCTATTTTCGTTATGAGTATCAGGGATATGAAAAGAGTAACGTGGATTGATCCTAGGGATAAACCGGGCCTGCTCCATGCAGTTATGGAGCAATGCACAGGAGCCTCCCTTATTTCATTTGAGGGCTCATTGGAGCATTTGTCATTTTATAAATGGCCGAATGCTTCCTATGAAGAAACGCCAGTGCTTAAACGACAAACTATATCCCCAAAACTAGATTTCGTGATTCTCCCCTTAGATGAAGAAAGTTCCAAAGGCATGTGGAAAGAACTAGCAGAAAAGGATCATCTGGTTAGAGAAGGCATCATTCATGTGCAGATAGCTATAGAGGGAGAACTAGTATTTGGTGGTTATGATAATTTCGATAAAGAGTGCACTGTTGCATATAAAGGCTTGAGCGAAGGTTTTCTCCAAGACCTTAAAGAGCGAGGCACAATTCGTGGCTATGAACACAAATACTCATAACAAGCAAAAGCACCTGGACACAGCTACGCTGCGCCAGTGTTTCGGGCGTTAGGCACACCAAGGAATTTGAACATTGAAGTTATTTTATACATTGCTACTAGCTTTAATAGTAAGTGGATGCTCAACTTTGAGTAAAACGACAAACTATGAAGTCGTGCCTTCTCCACTTTTGAAAAGAACATATGTTTTTGATTGGTGTGAAGAAAGTCAGGCAACCCTAGGTGTTTTTGGAGAGCAATGCTTTGGTATTTATAGACCTCCACTTTATTCATATCCAACGGGAACTGGATTTCTTGTTATATACCCGCTTCTTCTTAGCCATAACGAGATTGCAGCTGGGCCTCTAGGATTACCCGTTATACCACTTGGAGCCAATGATGATTTGGATAGTTTAAAACAGAAACTTTACTTTAGATTTAGAACATATTCAGAATCTGAAAAGTTTAAAATTGAGCCTAGAAGACTCATCGTATTGAATCAAGCTGAAAAAATCTGCGCCATTTCTAAAGAGTCCGAGGACAAAATTGGATTTGTCTATACTTGCACACTAGATTTTCACTCCGCCAATCTTGAAGAGCTTAGAGTCAGCTTGGAATTAAATGATAATTCGAAGATTGAAATATCGTACAAATTGTCAGAGTTTACTAGCTATAGACCAGTGGTGGCGCCAAATGGGCCAGCTAGAGATGTTGAGCCATTTATATTAATCGAAGGAAAAGATGCCTAACAAGGCGGTGTTGTCGCCTTCGGCTGGGACGGCTTCACTAACGTTTCGCCGCCCCAAACCTTGGCGTTATAACACAAAACATAATCTGGAGTTTTGAAGAGAAGATGGAAGAGCAACTAACCGTTGGAGAATTATTAGAAGCTACTGAAGGCTTATCGAATGATGCCGAGGTGACATTCGGCTCGTCTCGTTACAGTAAAAGGCCGCTGAGGTTTTATAGGTTCAAGCGTAGAGGTGAGGATTTGCTACAAATTGAGCTCAACGAAATGGACGGTGACGATTGGGAAGACGAGTCAGAGCTAGATTCTAGAATTACGGTTGGGGAATTACGAGAACACCTTCAAGCATGGAAGCCTAGCGATCGAATCACCTTTGGCTCTACTGCGTCTGACGCAATTCCTCTATATTCAACAAATCCGGCAGCTGTATTCTCTCTTAATTTGGATCAATCAGCTTAATGTTATAACAAGCGGCTGTTGTTTGCCGCTGAAAGGCGCGGCGGGACGGCTACGCTCGCGCTTCGCCGCCCCAAAGCCGGGTGTTATATTTTCCGCGAAGTGCGGATCACAGAAAATGAATGATGAAATTCAACACAACTATGAATTTGATCGGCTTCTAGAGGCTGTTCTCTATGAACCAGAGAAAGTGCCGGCAATAGTTTCCGAAGATAGAAGTATTCTCGAAGTAGAAAATTGTTGTAATGAAACAGTATTGCATTGGTTAGCGATTGAGAACCAAGTTGCAGGCATAGTACTGCTACGAGGATTGGGTGCAAGAATCTCACCTTGGGCAATTGCACACGCAATAGAAGTTGGTAGCTTAGATGCTGTAATTCTTATGCTTGAGCTAGGTGGTGAGCCAGAGCTAGAGGTTTATAAGAACTATCTAGATAATCCATTCTGGGAGCTAACCCAGCAACAAAAAAGATTGTTTCGTAGCTACTTTAAACAGTATGGCTATGAAATATAACAAGGCGGTGTTGTCGCCTTCGGCTGGGACTGCCACTCCGCTGGAAACCTTCCCCCATTGAGTAGACGCCTACCTTTTGAATAGGGTAGGAAAAAATGCCGAAAATACTGAGTGAAGAGCGGGTTGTTGAATATTCAACAGAGTTTAAAGTTAGAGTGGTAGCTCTCACTAATCAACTGAAAGTAGATACGACCACTATCGCCAACATTATTGGTTTGCATCCAGTAATGGTGTATAGATGGCGACAGGAAAGTAGAGAAGGCAAGTTGGTCGAGAAGCCCAGTCGTAGAATAAGTATGGCAAAGACAACGAAAACTCAGTCTCAAACTGATGATAAAGAGATAAGACGTCTAAAAAAGCAGGTTGAGAAATTGCAAAAGGAGAATGATTTCCTAAAAAAGTGGGAAATGTACCTGAAAGATCCAAAGCTGAAAGATTCTCGTTCATAGCTCTTAATCGATCAGACTTTGGTGTCAGGTACTTATGTAGATACTTGAATGTTTCACCCCAAGGGTTTTATAAGTGGCTCAACCGTGATGAGAGCACTCGAGACATAGAAAATAGGCGAATTCTTGGGTGTATCGAAGCTATCTATGCGCAGTATGATGGTAATTATGGAAGCCCAAGAATTAGCGCAGAGCTGAAAGCTAATGGTGAACGAATAAATCACAAGCGCGTTGAACGCCTTATGAGAGAGGCTGGAATCGTGGGGAAAGCTGGAAGGATCTATCGTCGACGCCCTTTGCCTGGGAATCCTTGCATTAAGGTTGAAAATTTACAAAGAGAGCATGGTATGCCGATTAAACCAGACTCTCAATGGGCTGGTGATGTAACCTATCTGAAGATCAATGGGCAATGGCAATATTTAGCTGTGATTATTGATCTTTACTCCCGGAAAGTGTTGGGTTGGGAGCTGTCGGACACTCGAACTGTTGAGCTAACACTGTCAGCGCTAAATAAAGCTGTCCGTTGCAGAAATATAGAATCAGATCTAATATTTCACAGCGACAGAGGTTCTGAGTACGGTGCTTATGCATACCAAAACCGACTCAAGGAACTGGGTATTGAGCCGAGCATGAATCGTCCAGGATTTATGAATGATAATGTGTATGTAGAATCATTTTTTCAAACACTGAAAACTGAGAGTTTCAAAGGATTTAATTTTGAATCCGTTGAGGAGCTAAGAACCAACTTATCTTGGTATCTTGATAGGTACTATAACTTTAAAAGAAGACATGGTTCACTTGGGTTCAAAAGCCCAGATGAATATGAAAGAATGGCCGCATAAGATGAATATAAGGTGGCGTCTACTTTAAGGGGGGAGGTTTCCCGCTTCGCAGCAATGCTGCCCATTACCTCAACGTTATGTGTTACGGATGCACCGATGAAGAACTATAAATTTGAAATTTTCGCCGACTACTTTCAGATATATCTGATGGATGTTGAGGCCGACGAAGACACTTCAGATATCTGGACAGAGCAAGCATTAAATATAAAGCTTGGCATCCTGGCAAACACTCTCGCTATCAGCACGTTCAGAAACGTTGATGTTCCTCTAGAGGTTGAGATTCACGATAGCCAGCCTGAAATTAGCCTCGAAGAATGGGATCATGCTTCTATAGATTATTTCACAGTAACATCGGGGCAGTGCGCTGTTTTTGGCTGCAGCGATTATCTACCTGATGCAGCAAGAATCGAAGTGGCGCCCGGTAAATATTCGGCTATTTCACTCGCGAAGGGCCTCGATTCAATAACCGAAGAGTGGGAAGATGCAGATGATTTATATAAAATCATTCTGTGGCCCTCAGCCGCCAGTGAATGTAAG
The DNA window shown above is from Microbulbifer variabilis and carries:
- a CDS encoding IS110 family transposase yields the protein MEPQEINVGIDTSSKQLDIYVRPNGQFFSVTNNKEGIKDAIKQLQPLKPQRVLIESTGRLELEFVCAAYKAGLPIVVCNPLQVRNFAKSAGRLAKTDKLDAIDIAHFGEAMKPRLSSIKPEKLRNISDLLTVRNQCLEMSTMQKNRLKRMPKSVHKPIQAILKAIKKELEGVDKQLDKLVNSVAEWRQKRDLLLSAKGVGNVLAYTLMSELPELGKLNRKEIAALVGIAPMNRDSGSFQGKRYIRGGRHRVRTVLFVSMMSAIQCHPKLKPMYERLVAAGKPKKVALIACMRKQLTILNTMVKNNTYWDEKMA
- a CDS encoding tetratricopeptide repeat protein: MSLELDPSIHDKIVVLSKEGDDLSNGAHYSEARAKYIEALKLLPDHPSNWEAATWLFVAIGDTHFLSENFEKMMKAFSNAVQCPGGLGNPFIHLRLGQAYWELNELDKSADELTRAYMGGGMDIFMEDDPKYLEFLETRIEM
- a CDS encoding SUKH-3 domain-containing protein, whose amino-acid sequence is MDTDEYINKLLVKAGWFEGRSFKVKKQILNSFNSAYKNAVSVLAEFGGLQVGEVGAGRELSASDISFRNEALDFGAEFHNYWVNLNVSLFAFASAHHDHMLLLVDDNKDFYIFTDPDEQLYKVGTFKETIMRVLLGINYGVPLEKA
- a CDS encoding Rap1a/Tai family immunity protein, with product MKRVFLFLFASLSGANSWSGSPLMDANFVNAKDVYQMCSSSYERDAFRCKYYLLGVYDSIKYQRKSGEILCMKGVVNFEQLKSSYLNYSNKFKYGVDALEKYNGAYWLDAALISDYPCPKTNKALQRDG
- a CDS encoding transposase: MPKILSEERVVEYSTEFKVRVVALTNQLKVDTTTIANIIGLHPVMVYRWRQESREGKLVEKPSRRISMAKTTKTQSQTDDKEIRRLKKQVEKLQKENDFLKKWEMYLKDPKLKDSRS
- a CDS encoding IS3 family transposase, producing MGNVPERSKAERFSFIALNRSDFGVRYLCRYLNVSPQGFYKWLNRDESTRDIENRRILGCIEAIYAQYDGNYGSPRISAELKANGERINHKRVERLMREAGIVGKAGRIYRRRPLPGNPCIKVENLQREHGMPIKPDSQWAGDVTYLKINGQWQYLAVIIDLYSRKVLGWELSDTRTVELTLSALNKAVRCRNIESDLIFHSDRGSEYGAYAYQNRLKELGIEPSMNRPGFMNDNVYVESFFQTLKTESFKGFNFESVEELRTNLSWYLDRYYNFKRRHGSLGFKSPDEYERMAA